In a single window of the Populus alba chromosome 16, ASM523922v2, whole genome shotgun sequence genome:
- the LOC118036576 gene encoding uncharacterized protein, with the protein MSANDDAFVAWEEHIICHERGSRVVHYHLKDTFGDLVLAVIGTERSIRHMTYVVSDDFLEAYGSNESINASTKWRARREVVDWLTSMVSNEGSPLHVSNAQINGSAQGSGSLGASMTGLCSSKTYLPVRMARSKLKVQNPHIKWSGAAWICAKELRHYPAFFRNGTTITVHSFVFIMAEEKSRYLGYLEDMYEDKKGRKKVKVRWFHHNQEVKGVIPQLNPHPQEVFITPNVQVINAEYIDCPATVLTPRHYDKCVAVVPHASTLGVHMCFRQFKNNKIKPFALTKLHGYSNQAILSALDGSIVPEQKVRYHNQYKEDDEELTHDNCTRVGSKRNRTSKEQDRLESGSDLRNWACGNHIAKCKSGYPKLKLRLSKKTMGIEFVMSQSKCPAPFKVNEKIELLCQDSGVRGCWFRCKVLQASQKHLKVQYEDIQDVEGSGNLEEWVPSSRVAAPDKLGMRYFGRQTIRPHPQNHSAENVFEVGTPIDAWWSDGWWEGVAVGVDISGSDCLRVYLPGEGKFLAVPRKNMRSSRDWVDNKWVDVMAKPDILHYLSSNAISSIKLETQGCDSATSLEHKVVKTSRLEAIEEDEPLPGSVVSYDLKNVKEVYLRQGPDVNEKDELKIHGGVDNDDASGDCDGEEKANIAADGGGEENAGNNIGLLLEDYLKSVNKTSEAAKALEMINQVA; encoded by the exons ATGTCTGCAAATGATGATGCTTTTGTGGCGTGGGAGGAGCATATTATATGCCATGAACGTGGTAGCCGTGTGGTTCACTATCACTTGAAGGATACGTTTGGGGATTTAGTTCTTGCTGTTATAGGGACTGAGAGAAGCATAAGGCACATGACATATGTAGTTTCCGACGACTTCTTGGAAGCCTATGGGTCCAACGAGTCCATCAATGCATCTACGAAATGGAGAGCCCGGCGAGAAGTTGTGGACTGGTTGACATCGATGGTATCAAATGAAGGATCCCCTCTACATGTTTCGA ATGCACAGATAAATGGCTCAGCTCAAGGTTCAGGCTCACTTGGAGCATCAATGACTGGATTGTGTTCTTCTAAAACCTATTTACCAGTTCGGATG GCTCGAAGCAAATTGAAGGTTCAGAATCCACACATTAAGTGGTCTGGTGCTGCATGGATATGTGCTAAAGAACTCAGGCACTACCCGGCCTTTTTTAGGAATGGGACTACCATAACT GTCCATTCCTTTGTGTTCATAATGGCTGAAGAAAAAAGCCGCTACCTTGGATACCTGGAAGATATGTATGAAGACAAGAAGGGGCGGAAAAAGGTAAAGGTGCGATGGTTTCACCACAACCAGGAAGTCAAGGGTGTAATTCCTCAACTGAATCCACACCCCCAAGAAGTTTTTATCACACCTAATGTCCAAGTGATCAATGCAGAGTACATTGATTGCCCGGCAACAGTATTGACACCCAGGCATTATGATAAATGCGTGGCTGTTGTTCCACATGCATCAACGCTTGGTGTCCACATGTGCTTTAGGCAGTTTAAAAACAACAAGATCAAGCCATTTGCTCTTACTAAATTGCATGGATACTCTAATCAAGCAATCCTCTCTGCTTTGGATGGATCTATTGTCCCCGAGCAAAAGGTTAGGTACCATAATCAGTACAAGGAAGACGATGAAGAATTGACCCATGATAACTGTACCAGAGTGGGTAGCAAGAGAAATAGAACTTCCAAGGAGCAAGACAGACTTGAGAGTGGATCAGATCTCAGAAATTGGGCCTGTGGAAATCATATAGCAAAATGTAAATCAGGATACCCAAAACTGAAGCTACGGTTATCGAAGAAAACCATGGGCATTGAATTTGTTATGTCTCAGTCCAAATGTCCTGCTCCTTTCAAAGTGAATGAAAAGATAGAGCTGCTCTGCCAAGATAGTGGGGTTCGAGGCTGCTGGTTTAGATGTAAGGTCTTGCAGGCCTCTCAGAAGCATCTGAAAGTCCAATATGAAGATATCCAGGATGTGGAGGGATCTGGAAATCTAGAG GAATGGGTCCCTTCTTCTAGAGTGGCTGCTCCTGATAAACTTGGCATGAGATATTTTGGGCGCCAGACAATCCGGCCACATCCCCAGAATCATTCTGCTGAAAATGTTTTTGAGGTTGGAACACCAATTGATGCATGGTGGAGTGATGGGTGGTGGGAAGGCGTTGCAGTGGGAGTAGACATCTCTGGAAGTGACTGTCTACGAGTTTACCTCCCTG GTGAAGGCAAGTTCTTGGCTGTCCCAAGGAAGAATATGAGGAGTTCCAGAGATTGGGTTGATAACAAATGGGTTGATGTAATGGCAAAGCCTGATATACTCCATTATCTATCCTCAAATGCCATTTCAAGCATCAAGCTTGAGACACAAGGGTGTGATAGTGCTACATCACTGGAGCACAAAGTTGTCAAAACTTCCAGGCTTGAAGCTATTGAGGAAGATGAACCCTTACCTGGTTCAGTTGTTTCTTATGACCTAAAAAATGTGAAGGAGGTCTATTTGAGACAGGGGCCTGATGTAAATGAGAAGGATGAGCTAAAAATACATGGAGGTGTTGATAATGATGATGCTAGTGGTGATTGTGATGGTGAGGAGAAAGCGAACATTGCtgctgatggtggtggtgaagaGAATGCTGGGAATAACATTGGGTTGCTATTGGAGGATTATCTTAAATCTGTTAACAAGACAAGTGAAGCAGCGAAAGCCTTAGAAATGATCAACCAAGTTGCATGA
- the LOC118036577 gene encoding transcriptional adapter ADA2b, with translation MGRSRGNFHSTDEDPTQRSRRKKNAASGENSESSSAGQGGSDGKRALYHCNYCNKDITGKTRIKCAVCPDFDLCLECFSVGAEVTPHKSNHPYRVMDNLSFPLICPDWNADEEILLLEGIEMYGLGNWAEVAEHVGTKNKETCIKHYNSVYMQSQFFPLPDMSHVVGKNRKELLAMAKGHSEDKKGTSMLGERTLKEESPFSPSRVKVEEMHKVGSFGRLSTLNSEVETASRPNSANSAATAANKKASSMAQINDGPGVKVEDPQVDRNFKGKKPSSSGSEGPSLMELSGYNPKRQDFDPEYDNDAEQLLAEMEFKDNDTEEEHELKLRVLRIYSRRLDERKRRKDFILERNLLHPSPFEKDLTPEERALCWRFDPFMRFHSKEEHEELLQAVVKEHRMMKRIEELKDAQVAGCRTAAEADRYLEHKRKIEAEETSRRLKDNAQIGPSSQGAPSAFMSPDSVGKDSSTRPAGQGSSSYANNLDIMGFYETQLLSETEKRLCCEIHLPPPVYLKMQEVMTKEIFSGNITKKSDAHPLFKIEASKVDGVYDMLVKKGIAQP, from the exons ATGGGTCGTTCTCGTGGGAATTTTCACTCTACTGATGAAGACCCTActcagag atcaagaaggaaaaagaatgctgCAAGTGGAGAGAATTCGGAATCTTCATCGGCAG GCCAAGGAGGTAGTGATGGTAAAAGGGCATTATaccattgcaattattgcaatAAAGACATAACAGGAAAGACCCGTATCAAATGTGCTGTGTGCCCTGATTTTGACCTATGTTTAGAGTGCTTCTCTGTAGGAGCTGAGGTTACGCCTCATAAAAGCAATCACCCTTACAGGGTTATG GATAACCTATCTTTCCCACTTATTTGCCCTGACTGGAATGCAGATGAAGAAATACTGCTTCTAGAG GGAATTGAAATGTATGGATTGGGGAATTGGGCAGAAGTTGCTGAGCATGTGGGgacaaagaataaagaaacatGTATCAAACACTATAATAGCGTATACATGCAATCCCAGTTCTTCCCTCTCCCA GACATGTCTCATGTTGTTGGGAAAAATAGAAAGGAGCTTCTTGCTATGGCCAAGGGACATAGTGAGGACAAAAAAG GTACTTCTATGCTTGGGGAGCGTACTTTGAAGGAAGAATCTCCATTTTCTCCTTCAAGAGTCAA GGTCGAAGAAATGCATAAAGTAGGCTCCTTTGGCCGATTATCTACATTAAATTCAG AGGTAGAAACTGCGAGCCGTCCTAATAGCGCAAATTCTGCAGCAACAGCTGCTAATAAGAAGGCATCAAGCATGGCCCAAATTAATGATGGACCCGGTGTTAAGGTGGAAG ATCCTCAAGTGGACCGAAATTTCAAGGGGAAGAAACCAAGTTCCTCAGGGAGTGAGGGTCCATCATTAATGGAGTTGAGCGGTTATAATCCCAAGAGGCAGGACTTTGATCCTGAATATGACAATGATGCTGAGCAGTTGCTGGCTGAGATGGAATTTAAAGATAATGACACCGAGGAAGAGCACGAGCTGAAGTTACGAGTGCTACGTATATATTCAAGGAG GCTTGATGAGAGAAAGCGCAGAAAAGATTTCATTCTTGAAAGAAATCTACTACATCCAAGTCCTTTCGAAAAGGACTTGACTCCAGAAGAGAGGGCATTATGTTGGCGTTTTGACCCTTTCATGCGTTTTCATTCCAAGGAAGAGCATGAAGAATTGCTTCAGGCTGTTGTCAAGGAGCACCGGATGATGAAAAGGATCGAAGAGCTGAAG GACGCCCAAGTGGCTGGTTGCCGCACAGCAGCTGAGGCAGACAGGTATCTTGAGCACAAGAGAAAAATAGAAGCTGAGGAAACTTCCAGGAGACTGAAAGACAATGCTCAGATTGGTCCTAGCAGTCAGGGTGCTCCCAGTGCATTCATGTCTCCAGACTCTGTTGGGAAGGATTCAAGCACCAGACCTGCAGGACAGGGCTCTTCTAGCTATGCCAATAATTTGGACATAATGGGCTTTTATGAAACGCAGCTGCTGTCTGAAACT GAAAAACGGTTATGCTGCGAGATTCACCTACCTCCACCTGTCTACCTCAAGATGCAGGAGGTGATGACCAAAGAGATCTTCAGCGGTAACATCACTAAGAAATCAGATGCTCACCCCTTGTTCAAGATTGAAGCAAGCAAAGTTGATGGGGTGTATGATATGCTTGTGAAGAAGGGGATTGCTCAACCTTGA